A segment of the Collimonas fungivorans genome:
ACAGGAAGCTTACCTGCACATGCTGGAAGAAGCGGAAAAGCGCGACCACCGCAAGCTGGGACGCGCGCTCGACCTGTTCCATTTCCAGGATGAAGCGCCGGGCCTGATTTTCTGGCATCCGAAGGGTTGGACTATCTGGCAACAGGTTGAGCAGTTCATGCGCCGCGTCTACCAGGATAATGGTTATCAGGAAGTCAAGGCGCCGCAGATCCTGGACCGTTCCCTGTGGGAAAAGACCGGCCACTGGGATAATTATCGCGACAACATGTTTACAACTGAGTCGGAAAATCGCAGCTACGCGTTGAAGCCGATGAACTGTCCGGGTCATATCCAGATTTTCAATTCCGGCCTGCACAGCTACCGCGACTTGCCGCTGCGCTATGGCGAATTCGGCCAGTGCCACCGCAACGAACCGTCCGGCGCCTTGCACGGCATGATGCGGGTGCGCGGTTTTACCCAGGACGACGGCCATATTTTCTGTACAGAAGAACAAGTACAGGACGAAGTGGCGGCCTTCGATAAGGTAGTGCGCCAGGTGTACACCGATTTCGGTTTTACCGAAGTGGCGGTGAAGCTGGCTTTGCGCCCTGAAAAGCGGGTTGGCGCAGACGAAGTCTGGGACAAGGCGGAAAACGCCCTGCGCGAAGCGATCCGGGCTTCCGGCACGGAATGGGAAGAATTGCCGGGCGAGGGCGCGTTCTACGGTCCGAAAATCGAATATCACCTGAAAGATTCGATCGGCCGCTCCTGGCAATGCGGGACCATGCAGGTCGACTTTTCGATGCCGGGCAGGCTCGGTTCGGAATATGTCACCGAAGACAACGGCCGCAAGGTGCCGGTCATGCTGCACAGGGCGATTGTCGGTTCGCTGGAGCGTTTTATCGGGATCCTGATCGAAAATCACGCCGGTGCGATGCCTTTGTGGCTTGCTCCTGTGCAAGTTGTTGTTTTGAATATCTCCGACGCACAGTCAGAATATGTTAAAAATGTTGCACAAACGCTGAAAAAACAAGGGTTTAGAGTAGAGACCGATTTGCGTAATGAGAAGATTACCTATAAAATACGGCAGCATTCTTTGCAGAAGCCGCCTTATATACTGGTTGTCGGTGATAAAGAGCGGGATGCAAACACAGTGGCCGTGCGAGCGCGGGCAATGTCGACCTGGGCGTGATGCCTATCGACGTACTGGTGGAACGCCTCAAGAACGAGGTTGAAACCAAAGCCTGAACGGGGCGACCCGAAGCGCAAGAGCACGGCTTAATTATTTGATTTTTAAAGGAAACTGCAATAGCTACGGACAAGTCACATCGCATCAACGGCGAAATTACTGCGCCAGAATTGCGCTTATCCGGTGTCGAGAACGAAGCACTCGGTATCGTCAGTCTGGCTGAGGCCTTCCGCCTGGCGGAAGAGGCAAACGTCGATCTGGTGGAAATCGCACCGACTGCGCAGCCGCCAGTAGCCCGTTTGATGGACTACGGCAAGTTCAAGTACCAGGAACAGAAAAAGGCGCACGAAGCCAAGTTGAAGCAGAAGGTGATCCTGGTCAAGGAAGTCAAATTCCGCCCAGGCAC
Coding sequences within it:
- the infC gene encoding translation initiation factor IF-3 translates to MATDKSHRINGEITAPELRLSGVENEALGIVSLAEAFRLAEEANVDLVEIAPTAQPPVARLMDYGKFKYQEQKKAHEAKLKQKVILVKEVKFRPGTDDGDYNIKLRNLTRFLDEDGDKVKITLRFRGREMAHQDIGVRMLERLKQDLEPYGQVEQWPKMEGRQMIMIIGPKKKK